In the Ignavibacteriota bacterium genome, CGTTCTTTGATTTCATGTAAATATTCTTGTTTTGCTGCATGAGTCACTACCGAATTCCTTGAAATTGTTGGGTTACCTAACTTATGAGGCAACGACTCCATTTTCAAACCCTTTCGGTTACATTTTTTATGAGTCAACTCGGTATTGCTTCTTCATCTTTGTTTGACTTGAAGTTTTTCTTATCTTCACAGTCAAATGAACGTTGATAAAATTATCAGATTGCCATAAAAGATTGAGATAACGCCACTTGCAGAAAAAGATGGTGGAGGATATTTTGCAACTATCCCATTACTGGAAGGATGTCAAAGTGATGGACGGACTCCTGATGAAGCAATAACAAATCTTCGCGAAGCTCAAAGAGCATGGATTGAATCGGCATTAAAAAATCATGATGCTATCCCAGTACCTCAGTAAAACACAGTGCTTATCACCAATACTCTCCACATCAAACCCAGAAACCAACTAACCCCGCATTCCATACAATAATACCCTGGAGGAAACTTTGACTGAATATTATTCAATCAATTTTTTGAAATTCTGATTCGTGTTGAGTACATTGTTCCAACATCAATCACAGTAATAAGTTCTCTAATTCTTATGATATCCAAAGCCACAACCCCGAAAGAATATCTCGATAGTCTCCCCGAAGACAGAAAAAAAGTGATGACTGAATTACGAAAAGTCATACTCAAAAATCTTCCTAAAGGATTTTCTGAGAAGATGAGTTACGGAATGCTCGGATATGTCGTTCCTCATTCGTTGTACCCGAACGGCTACCACTGCAATCCGAAATTACCGTTGCCGTTTCTGAACATCGCCTCTCAGAAGAATTTTGTCGCTCTCTATCACATGGGTATTTATGCAGACCCGAAATTGCTCGCATGGTTTCAGAAAGAATATCCCAAACATACGAAAGAAATAATTGACATGGGAAAAAGTTGTCTCCGCTTCAAGAAACTCGACCAGATACCGTACAAGTTTATCGGTGAGTTAGTTTCGAAGATGACACCGCAGGAGTGGATTGCTGTTTATGAAAGCCGGGTAAAAAAATAATTTTTTCATATTATCGCTCCTCTTTCTTTCTCAATGAGTTTGTATTAAATATGACAGTTATGTATAATCTATGTGAATGAATATTTCGGATATAATAGATTCAATTCACAACAACAAAGTGCGTGTGTCTGACCATGCTGATGAAGAATCTATTGAGGATAACTTATCATTAAATGAAATACTATTTTCTGTTATTAACGGTGAAATTATTGAAGACTATCCAAACGATAAACCGTTTCCAAGTTGTTTGATTTTAGGATATAACAAAATAAAAGAACCAATACATAGTGTTTGGGCATACAACGAAATCAATAAATGGTCAGTATTGATTACTGTTTATCGTCCAGACGAATTTTTATGTATTGATTATAGATTCAGGAGAACATAACATGATTCCATTTTCCGAATGCCCTGTTTGTGGAAACACAATGGTAGAAAAAAATGTAGAGAAACTTTTACGCGGTGGAACGAACACTGCAACTGTTAAAGTCAAGGCAGAGGTATGTCTCCATTGTGGTGAGCGACTCTATTCAAAAGAAACTATTCATCAATTTGAAGACATTAGAAGGAAACTCGAACTTCGAGACACAAAAGAATTTTCGCGTGTTGGTGAGTCCTATACTGTTGCATTAACTTAGTTTTAGAAGTCAATCGTTATCAGTTAATAGCATCATCAAACAAATAACGAGTAACATATAACGGATAACAAAACTCACCCGCGCGCTCCACACCCTGCCCCCCTTGCGTTCATCAACGTTACGATTCAGTATTCGAGACCAACGCCCCCAACGGCAACGCGGTTAATTCCTTTCTATCCAACTTTCCATCATACTCGATGAAGATATTTGAAAACTTTATCGGCACGGTCTCGGCGGCGAGGAATGGACCTTTCTGTCGTTGAATGTGAAGATGCGGAACAGGCGAGTAACCTGAATTGCCGCACACACCAAGAACCTGTCCCGCTTTTACGTGGTCGCCGACATTGACCGTGAGCGAGCCATACTTGAAGTGACTGATTTCTGTAAACTCCGTCTCCGAATGTTGAATGATGACATAGTTCCCCCAATTGTGAATCTCGTTCACGACACCCGGAGGATTATCCTGAATGTAATTCATTACGGCAATCACTCGTCCATCTGCGGGCGCGAGAACGGGTAATCCAAAGGCATAATAATCTTCCAGCGCCACGCCAAATCCTTTAAACTGTTTTGCTTCATTATCAAGCACAACAAAATCGTATGCGTATGCCTGCGTCCCTTTGTGTGTATGATGTCCGTGTTCTCCCTGATAGACGAACCATGTCCCGTAAAACGGTAACGAGTAGTGAACGTTACTTCGCTTGCCATGATGTTCGAGATACCATTTCCTGTTTTGTTCAGGCGAATGAACTTTCGAGAGCGGCACGAGATACAACCCTGCACGCGATGTATAAAGTATTTGACTGCGAAGCGGATACATCATGATGAACATAACAATGTTGAACGGCGCGACAAGACTGGGAAGTCCGAACGGTTCAAGCATAGCGTTCAATCCGTTCACTACTAACACGCCGATTGCAACTCCACTCGCAGCGTACAAATAACTTGAGAGATTCGGTGCGACGAAAAATCCTCCAAGCCCGATGCCAATGATGATGTAATTCAAAGCGGAAGAAAATGGTTGACCTGTGTTGATATCGCCGCCAATCCAGGTATGCAAAACAATTCCCAGAATC is a window encoding:
- a CDS encoding urea transporter, with translation MERPNALLDFFRIVLKSYAHTLFSERYIPALLFLAATFYDPYIGLFGLLGNIGANAVAALLHTDKNYLQAGVFGINGLLVGISVGLYVPIITEALIVLLISIVLSTVIAIGLLSSLTRNRQLPILSIPFIITTWAVLLALKSIHQETPHAVIQPFWLSDSINQTLADAFPDWLNSFLTSFGSTLFQPSVYSGVLVAIGLLIMSRISFLTGVVGGILGIVLHTWIGGDINTGQPFSSALNYIIIGIGLGGFFVAPNLSSYLYAASGVAIGVLVVNGLNAMLEPFGLPSLVAPFNIVMFIMMYPLRSQILYTSRAGLYLVPLSKVHSPEQNRKWYLEHHGKRSNVHYSLPFYGTWFVYQGEHGHHTHKGTQAYAYDFVVLDNEAKQFKGFGVALEDYYAFGLPVLAPADGRVIAVMNYIQDNPPGVVNEIHNWGNYVIIQHSETEFTEISHFKYGSLTVNVGDHVKAGQVLGVCGNSGYSPVPHLHIQRQKGPFLAAETVPIKFSNIFIEYDGKLDRKELTALPLGALVSNTES
- a CDS encoding DUF4258 domain-containing protein, with product MNISDIIDSIHNNKVRVSDHADEESIEDNLSLNEILFSVINGEIIEDYPNDKPFPSCLILGYNKIKEPIHSVWAYNEINKWSVLITVYRPDEFLCIDYRFRRT
- a CDS encoding DUF1801 domain-containing protein produces the protein MISKATTPKEYLDSLPEDRKKVMTELRKVILKNLPKGFSEKMSYGMLGYVVPHSLYPNGYHCNPKLPLPFLNIASQKNFVALYHMGIYADPKLLAWFQKEYPKHTKEIIDMGKSCLRFKKLDQIPYKFIGELVSKMTPQEWIAVYESRVKK
- a CDS encoding YgiT-type zinc finger protein; this encodes MIPFSECPVCGNTMVEKNVEKLLRGGTNTATVKVKAEVCLHCGERLYSKETIHQFEDIRRKLELRDTKEFSRVGESYTVALT
- a CDS encoding type II toxin-antitoxin system HicB family antitoxin, with amino-acid sequence MEITPLAEKDGGGYFATIPLLEGCQSDGRTPDEAITNLREAQRAWIESALKNHDAIPVPQ